In Bos javanicus breed banteng chromosome 2, ARS-OSU_banteng_1.0, whole genome shotgun sequence, the following proteins share a genomic window:
- the TMEM198 gene encoding transmembrane protein 198 encodes MPGTVATLRFQLLPPEPDDAFWGAPCEQPLERRYEALPALVCIMCCLFGVVYCFFGYRCFKAVLFLTGLLFGSVVIFLLCYRERVLETQLSAGASAGIALGIGLLCGLVAMLVRSVGLFLVGLLLGLLLAAAALLGSAPYYQPGSVWGPLGLLLGGGLLCALLTLRWPRPLTTLATAVTGAALIATAADYFAELLLLARYAVERLRAAPVPPLCWRSWALLALWPLLSLMGVLVQWRVTTERDSHTEVVISRQRRRVQLMRIRQQEERKEKRRKKRPPRALPRGSRAPPRPGPPDPAYRRRPVPIKRFNGDILSPSYIQSFRDRQTGSSLSSFMASPTDADYEYGSRGPLTACSGPPVRV; translated from the exons ATGCCGGGCACTGTGGCAACACTTCGGTTCCAGTTGCTGCCCCCGGAGCCAGATGATGCCTTCTGGGGAGCACCCTGTGAACAGCCCCTGGAGCGCAGGTACGAGGCACTTCCGGCGCTCGTCTGCATCATGTGCTGTCTGTTTGGAGTCGTCTACTGCTTCTTCG GTTACCGTTGCTTCAAGGCAGTACTCTTTCTCACCGGGTTGCTGTTTGGCTCGGTGGTCATCTTCCTGCTGTGCTACCGAGAGCGGGTGCTGGAGACGCAGCTGAGTGCTGGGGCAAGCGCAGGCATCGCGCTGGGCATCGGGCTGCTCTGCGGGCTGGTGGCCATGCTGGTGCGCAGTGTGGGCCTCTTCCTGGTGGGCCTGCTGCTTGGGCTTCTGCTTGCCGCTGCCGCCCTGCTGGGCTCCGCACCCTACTACCAGCCGGGCTCTGTCTGGGGCcccctggggctgctgctgggggGCGGCCTGCTCTGCGCCCTGCTCACTCTACGCTGGCCCCGCCCGCTCACCACCCTGGCCACCGCGGTGACCGGTGCCGCGCTCATCGCCACGGCTGCGGACTACTTTGCCGAACTGCTGCTGCTGGCGCGCTACGCGGTGGAGCGTCTGCGGGCTGCCCCTGTACCCCCCCTCTGCTGGCGGAGCTGGGCCCTGCTGGCACTGTGGCCCCTGCTTAGCCTCATGGGCGTTCTGGTGCAGTGGCGGGTGACGACCGAGCGGGATTCCCACACGGAAG TGGTCATCAGCCGGCAGCGCCGACGTGTGCAACTGATGCGGATTCGGCAGCAAGAAGAACGCAAGGAGAAGCGGCGCAAAAAGAGACCCCCAAGGGCTCTCCCCAGAGGCTCTCGGGCTCCTCCGAGGCCTGGGCCCCCTGACCCTGCTTATCGGCGTAGGCCAGTGCCCATCAAGCGCTTCAATGGAGACATCCTCTCCCCG agttacATCCAGAGCTTCCGGGATCGACAGACTGGGAGCTCTCTGAGCTCCTTCATGGCCTCACCCACAGATGCGGACTATGAGTACGGGTCCCGGGGCCCGCTGACGGCCTGCTCTGGGCCTCCAGTGCGGGTATAG
- the CHPF gene encoding chondroitin sulfate synthase 2 has protein sequence MRASLLLSVLRPAGPVAVGISLGFTLSLLSVTWVEEPCGPGPPQPGDSELPPRGNTNAARRPNSVQPGAERERPGAGAGAGENWEPRVLPYHPAQPGQAAKKAVRTRYISTELGIRQKLLVAVLTSQATLPTLGVAVNRTLGHRLERVVFLTGSRGRRAPPGMAVVTLGEERPIGHLHLALRHLLEQHGDDFDWFFLVPDATYTEAHGLARLVGRLSLAAAAHLYLGRPQDFIGGEPAPGRYCHGGFGVLLSRTLLQQLRPHLEACRNDIVSARPDEWLGRCILDATGVSCTGDHEGVHYSYLELSPGEPVQEGDPRFRSALTAHPVHDPVHMYQLHKAFARAELERTYQEIQELQWEIQNTSRLAADGERAAAWPVGIPAPSRPASRFEVLRWDYFTEQHAFSCADGSPRCPLRGADRADVADVLGAALEELNRRYHPALRLQKQQLVNGYRRFDPARGMEYTLDLQLEALTPQGGRRPLTRRVQLLRPLSRVEILPVPYVTEASRLTVLLPLAAAERDLAPAFLEAFATAALEPGDAAAALTLLLLYEPRQAQRAAHADVFAPVKAHVAELERRFPGARVPWLSVQTAAPSPLRLMDLLSKKHPLDTLFLLAGPDTVLTPDFLNRCRMHAISGWQAFFPMHFQAFHPAVAPPQGPGPPELGRDTGRFDRQAATETCFYNSDYVAARARLAASSDQEEELMESLDVYELFLRFSSLHVLRAVEPALLQRYRAQTCSARLSEDLYHRCRQSALESLGSRTQLAMLLFEQEQGNST, from the exons ATGCGGGCATCGCTGCTGTTGTCGGTACTGAGGCCCGCGGGGCCCGTGGCCGTGGGTATCTCTCTGGGCTTCACTCTGAGCCTGCTTAGCGTCACCTGGGTGGAGGAGCCTTGCGGCCCAGGGCCGCCCCAGCCTGGAGATTCTGAGCTGCCTCCGCGCGGCAACACCAATGCGGCGCGCCGGCCCAACTCGGTGCAGCCCGGAGCGGAGCGCGAAAGGCCCGGGGCCGGTGCAGGCGCCGGGGAGAACTGGGAGCCGCGTGTCTTGCCCTACCACCCTGCACAGCCTGGCCAGGCCGCCAAAAAGGCCGTCAG GACCCGCTACATCAGCACGGAGCTGGGCATCAGGCAGAAGTTGCTCGTGGCGGTGCTGACCTCACAGGCCACGTTGCCTACGCTGGGCGTGGCCGTGAACCGCACGCTGGGGCACAGGCTAGAGCGTGTGGTGTTCCTGACAGGCTCGAGGGGCCGCCGGGCACCACCAGGTATGGCGGTGGTGACACTAGGCGAGGAGCGGCCCATTGGGCACCTGCACCTGGCACTGCGCCACCTGCTGGAACAGCACGGCGACGATTTCGACTGGTTCTTCCTAGTACCCGATGCCACCTACACTGAGGCGCACGGACTGGCGCGCCTAGTCGGCCGCCTCAGCCTGGCAGCCGCTGCCCACCTCTATCTGGGCCGGCCCCAGGACTTCATCGGTGGAGAGCCTGCCCCAGGCCGCTACTGCCACGGGGGCTTTGGGGTGCTGCTGTCGCGCACACTGCTGCAGCAGCTGCGCCCCCACCTGGAAGCCTGCCGCAATGACATTGTCAGTGCGCGCCCGGATGAGTGGCTGGGCCGCTGCATCCTTGATGCCACCGGGGTGAGCTGCACTGGCGACCACGAG ggGGTGCACTATAGCTACCTGGAGCTGAGCCCTGGGGAGCCCGTGCAGGAGGGGGACCCTCGTTTCCGTAGTGCCCTGACTGCTCACCCTGTCCATGACCCTGTGCATATGTACCAGCTGCACAAGGCTTTTGCTCGAGCTGAACTGGAACGCACATACCAGGAGATCCAGGAGTTACAG TGGGAGATCCAGAACACCAGCCGCCTGGCAGCAGATGGGGAGCGGGCAGCTGCCTGGCCAGTGGGCATTCCAGCACCGTCTCGCCCCGCCTCCCGCTTTGAGGTGCTGCGCTGGGACTATTTCACAGAGCAACATGCTTTCTCCTGCGCTGATGGCTCCCCACGCTGCCCGCTGCGTGGGGCTGACCGGGCTGATGTGGCAGACGTTCTGGGGGCAGCCCTAGAGGAGCTCAACCGCCGATACCACCCAGCCCTGCGGCTCCAGAAACAGCAACTGGTTAATGGCTACCGACGCTTCGATCCTGCCCGGGGGATGGAGTACACGCTGGACTTGCAGCTGGAGGCACTGACCCCCCAGGGGGGCCGCCGGCCCCTCACCCGCCGGGTGCAGCTGCTACGGCCACTGAGTCGTGTGGAGATCTTGCCCGTGCCCTACGTCACCGAGGCCTCGCGTCTCACTGTGTTACTCCCACTAGCCGCAGCCGAGCGTGACCTGGCCCCTGCCTTCCTGGAGGCCTTCGCCACGGCGGCGCTGGAGCCTGGCGATGCTGCCGCAGCCCTGACCCTACTGCTACTGTATGAGCCCCGACAGGCCCAGCGGGCGGCCCACGCCGATGTCTTTGCCCCCGTCAAGGCCCATGTGGCAGAGCTGGAGCGGCGTTTCCCCGGTGCCCGGGTGCCCTGGCTCAGCGTGCAGACAGCCGCACCCTCACCACTGCGCCTCATGGATCTCCTCTCCAAGAAGCACCCGCTGGACACGCTGTTCCTGCTGGCCGGGCCAGACACGGTGCTCACGCCTGACTTCCTGAACCGCTGCCGCATGCATGCCATCTCTGGCTGGCAGGCCTTCTTTCCCATGCACTTCCAGGCCTTCCACCCGGCCGtggccccaccccagggcccgGGACCCCCCGAACTGGGCCGCGACACAGGCCGTTTCGATCGCCAGGCGGCCACCGAGACCTGCTTCTACAACTCTGACTACGTGGCGGCCCGAGCACGGCTGGCAGCGTCCTCGGaccaggaggaggagctgatggaGAGCCTGGATGTGTACGAGCTGTTCCTGCGTTTCTCCAGCCTGCATGTGCTGCGGGCGGTGGAGCCGGCGTTGCTGCAGCGCTATAGGGCACAGACGTGCAGTGCGCGGCTCAGCGAAGACCTATACCACCGCTGCCGCCAGAGCGCGCTCGAGAGCCTCGGCTCCCGCACGCAGCTGGCCATGCTGCTCTTTGAGCAGGAGCAGGGCAACAGCACCTGA